DNA from Homo sapiens chromosome 1, GRCh38.p14 Primary Assembly:
GCAAGCACACTCCTGACTCCTTTTTCTCTGATCAGAGCCAAAGAGGTGCCCTTCTCTGTTGAAAGTTAACctcatggctgggcgcggtggctcaagcctgtaatcccagcacttgggaggccgagatgcgtggatcacctaaggtcaggagatcgagaccagcctggccaacatggtgaaaccccgtctctactgaaaataaaaaaattagccgggcatggtggcacctacctgtaatcccagctactagcggggctgaggcaggaggatcacttgaacctgggaggtggaggttgcagtgagccgagatcatgccactacactccagcctgggcaacagagtgagactctgtctcaaaataaataaataaataaataataataaaagacagtTAACTTCATATCCTGCTTTGGGTCTTTCAGCTCCTCAGGAAGCCTGCACTGCCagttactttttttccttcctatacATTCAGCCTCTCCTTATCCATTGACATTTCTACTTATCCTATCACCATGCTCAGTTCttcaatcaaaacaaacaaaacaacactcGAGACTGTCCTCCTCTAGTTCTGCCATTAGGCCCTCCTTCCCTTCATTGCCAGcttctttttgtaaaaaacaaatgTACAAAAGGTATATTGGCTTTAGTCACAAAAGGAATACATGCTTCTTGTAGAAATctggaaaagagatttttttttttttaaaaagaaatgtctgtATTCTCACCATAAAAGGTAATAAATTTGTTGGTGATacttacacacacaaacacacctacACCCTTAGGTCATTCTTTATATTCAACAGTGAgctttttaaacttaatattaCAACTTTAAAAATGCCTTGTTTCActaaaaatttctttgaaatcatgattatgatgattatttttttttttggagacagagtctcgctctctcacccaggctgtagtgcagtggcgcgatctcggctcactgcaacctctgcctcccaggttcaagtgattctcctgcctcagctttctgagtagctgggatcacaggcacatgccaccacgcctggctaatttttgtatttttagtagacgggatttcaccatgttgcccagggtggtcttaaactcctgagctcaggcaatctgcctgcctctgcctccctaagtgctaggattacaggtgaaatCATGATTCTTAATGGTGGTAAAACATTTCATCATATGAATATACTACAATTTATCCAAACAATCCCCTATTGCCACATATTAAGGGTCTGTCCAGTGTTTTGTTCTTATGAATAACATGTAATGAGCATGATTTGCACAAAAACGTCTGTCTGCATTTCTGATTCCTTTTCCTTAGAATAAACTCcgagaagtggaatttctggatagAAGGGCATAAACATACTTAATCCTCTAGTCTTACATAGTCATACTGACCTTTAAAACTATTTACTAATTTCTCTGAAAATGCTCACGACATCACGTTTACCAAAACTGTGTATTATTGTTAAGGGAAAGGAAAAACACTTGGTCAATTTCATAGATTAAACAACAGCatctcttcattttaatttgctattgattttaaatattacttttaattttctatattttctatatgtttaaTGGTAATTTGGACTTTGACTTTTGTAAACTTTCTTTCTGTGTCCTTGGCTCAAATCGAAACTTCTTGAAAGGATGCTCTCTCTCCTCACATCTCGCTCTCTGAAACCTGGGCTCTGTCCTCAATCCATCCCTCACAGCACGTCACCAGTTGGTTCCTTGCATGCTAAATCCTGCCAGCTTTTCAGCAGTTATTAGTAGACCTTCTTAGGCTTTCAGTTCCCCACACAAACCATGTCATTTCTGCCTCTGTGTTGTTGCTTACGCTGGTCTCTCGGCACGCAGGCCTCCCCCTCCCGCTTTCTGCCCAATGCTTGCATAATTACTTTCCATTCTTGAAGATTTAGCTGAGACATCATTACCTCTGTCAgccttccccatcccccagcctctCGCCTCTCCTAAGTGCGTTTCCCTCTGTGCTTTCCGAGCACGTTGCACATTCCATGCATTCCTAATCACTGGACCGTATGGACTTCATGTTCATCCCTCCTATCAGACTGCAATGCAAGCTCCTTGTGAGTAGgaactttttctccttctcctttgcaTCCACAGTGCCGAACATAAGGTAGGCAGCTGATCAATACTGAATTGCCCTCAACAGCAGCACCTGGGCCTGGTGACCATTCCCTCCCCTTCCCGTGCTGTCTCCTCACTTGTGTCTGGCCGCCCCTCCCAGTTTCCTTCTTTGGCATCTCTTCTTTTGCCCACCCTTAAATTGTCCCCCAAGGATCTATCCtcatccttcttttcttccaAGTCTAATGGATCAAATCCGTATTTATAGCTTTAAGTTTCCCATCAAGTGCTGACACTCAGACCTCTCTCCTGAGCCACAAACCAGATTTTCCAACTGCCTACTGGATATTTCCATTTGGAAGTGCCACTGGCTCCTCAAAATCACCATGTTAAACACaaagctcattttcttttctccacaattggctccttttcctctctccctcagcTCCATAAATGACACCATCATCTATGTAGGTGGTGAAGCCAAAAACCCAGTAATGgattctcctctcttctctggtCACCACTCCTGTAGTTGTCACTTTCTAAAGGGCCCTCTTTAACATCTCTTGCTAACAACAAGGACAGCAGCCTTCCCAATGGGTCTCTCAGCTCAACGCTATTCATTTTCCATCAATCCTCTATGCTGCCACTAGAGCAAATTCAGTAAAATGCAGATCCCATCCGAGATTCTACCTTCAATGGCTTCCTAAGCTAGCAGCATGATACTACAGGTAGAGTAAGAACCTTGGTAGAAGCTTACCTTGTGTCCTAGAAGCTCCTTTGGGCATGTAGGTTGGACCTGTTCGGAGCTTTCTTTTCCACAGCACTGAAACTAGAGAGTCAGAAAAGAGACTTCAGGACCAGGCGGGAGGAGTAGCAGCTACAAGTCTGGGCACCCTGCTAAGGACTGGGGTGCCGAGGCGGCAAAGCAGCTCCGAGGCCCAGTCACTGCAACCCAGACTGCTATTTCTGGAAGGAGAGTGAAGAATCACATAATCATGCTGGCAAAACAAGAAAATGACTTCGCTAAAGCCATCTGAGTTTATGATGGGAAGTGACTCAAGGCAACCCAAACAAGGCAAGAAGCTAATTGACAGTGTCTGTGTAAATTGCTACTTTTTAGAAAGGGGTTGGGGCTTTAGATTCCTTCTTTCAGACTGGGAGTCATTTAACCTGCTGAGGAGCTCAAGTTTTATGAGCTGCAGAAGGACTCATTAGCTGGGAATAGTctggggaagaggggagaagTGGCTGCAGGAAATTCCAGGGTCCAAAAGACCAGATTTGAAGATTGGCCAGCAAACAGGTGTCCTGCTTAGGCTAGCTGGCCCTTTAAGACAAAAGAACCTGTGTGCTGCTTCAGGTCCTGGCGGCAGCTGAGGTGAAACcgtataaatgtataaatggtGGCCACTTTCCAAGACATACTTGTCCTAGACAAGAACTAGGTACCTGAAAACACCTGGCCCAGGAATTCACAGCTACTTCTTCATATCACAGTGTCTAAAAAATCAGAATAACTCTGGCCTGGCCCATCTCCTCTGTAAGCCTTCTGTGATTAACTGCATGTAGCTCTGAGCACTCCACGGACAGCACAGTCCCACTGAATGTTCCAGAAGGGAGTGTAGCCATCTCCTGTGACCCTTCATTCTACAAATGAGGGAGCTGCGTGGGTATCAGGGAGGccaagtaacttgctcaaggtcacaaggCTGTTGAATGGTAGAGCTGCAGCTAGAAATTAGCTTTTCTGACTTACAGGTCACACTTGTTTCTGTTACACCACAATGCTACCCTCTGACAAAGCCTGCTATTTATCTGGGCTCCTTTCTCTGTAACCTTGTTTGTGCTCTTTTGTCTCTTTGGGGCATGTGTCTTTTGGGTTCATGCTCTTCTGTCTCTCTTGTGAACTCTGTGTGATAGACATCTTTCCCTTCTAGGGTTCCACACATAATGCAAACTGTGGCCCTCAAAAGGGCTAAAATAGGTGGTGCTACTTggctttactgaatttatttttatttttaatcctggTGATTGGTGAGAACCTGGCTCACACATAATCTTTAGAAGCTGTGATTTTAAGGAAGAAGTGAAGTTACTCACTGTTGAGTGGAAGGTGATGAGTGTCCCATTGCCTTTTCCCCTGTCTTTAAGGTAATCATTGTAAGCCTCTTCATACATGGTCTGAACATGTCGGATAGCCTGaagaaatacaaggaaaaatgAAGGACTTCTGGGTGGGAAGTTTCAAACATTCTCCTTTCATCAAGGAAAATCTCCTCTTCCACACCTTTGAAAAACACTGCCTTTctcataagaatgatacaatggactttggggactcaggggaaagggtaggagtgaggtgagggataaaagactgcacattgggtacagtgtacactgctcgggtgatgggtgcaccaaaatctcagaaatcccCACTagagaacttactcatgtaaccaaacaccacctgttccccacaAAAcctgtagaaataaaaaaaaatactgcctttCCATAGGTATTTTAGGATAATTCAGCAACATATGGAGAAGATTATAGTTTCTGGAGTTTCTAAGATGCTTTTGAGGATGGAAGGACAGACTAACCAGAACAGTTTTCATGGACTAGAAAGATTTCTGACAGTTCCCAAGCCCAACTGGGCTTCAGCATCAACTGGGCCCCAGATTCCTGGGCTCCATCCAGATGATTTGGATGCATAGCTAGGATCCGGACTTATACATTCCTGTTACCCCATTGGTTAAAAGCATTCAAATCTTTTTATGACGTGGTTTAAAAGGTATTCATCACCAAGGAAAACTTTCTACATTCAGATATCATATAAAGCTTAGAGAATGCTTTTTCTAGTATAAAAGCTTGTGATTTCAAATCCACAGATATCTCAACAGGTCCTAAGATTCCATTCTACTTCTGTATGTAGCTGAATTTAAACTAACCTATGAACACAGCCAGTTACTTTAGAAAAATTCAAAAGGAGGTGACATTTACTATTCTACATGTTTACTGTTTTATAGTCTAAAATAAGTTCAGAAACATAATATTAATGACACAAGAGTTAATGTGAAATACACCAAACTTAAGTTTccattcttcctccttttccattccattctcttctatCCCACAGTgtgttttacagaggaagaaaggcTACTTCCTCTGTGTGTCCCCCCGATAACCTATTCTGGACACCTAGAGTTGGGCAGCAAATATAAACTGGCTTCACTAGCCCACAGCAGTGTAGGCTCTGCTCTTTGAGAATGAAATGGACCCATCCAGGCCAATCCTTAAGGACAAATGGCAGTCTGACAGGGGATGAGAATCTAGATTCTTTCTCAAGTCTGTACTCTAACTGTTACCCCATTTCACAATGGGGAAGAATCTTAAATTagagatccttttttttttggttttattatagACCACTTCATAAGTCTAATGGAAGAGATGAACTATCTCCCCAGAAAAATGTGAGCATGTATATATGCCTGCacactcatatacatatatgctcAGTTCTGCACACCACTTCTAAGTTAAAAAGTTCTGTTTAAACTATAATAATGGGGATTATTTGGTTTCTTAACACTATTGTGGGTATCAATATTCTAACACTTTTAACCATCATAGAAAAACATTATAAGTAATTTTACTTACTACCCCCTTGCCTATAAAAGCAAATACTCCAGTGGTTACTTCAGCAGCAAATATCACCAGGAGGCAGGTAAAAAACTGTAGAGGAGAGAAAATactaatttcattaatttaataccttttcaatttatatattttgcacCTTAGTTTCCTTATGTAATGGCTGAATCGCTTTCAtgtggttcattcattcattcattcattcagcaattgTTTATTAGGCATTTATTCTGCACCAGGTACTGTCCTTGGTGCTGACTATTCAGTGGTGAACAAGATAATATCCAAATGTCTCTGTTATCACGGACCTTGGATTGGACAGAGGAATATACGATAACTGTGTAAAGAAGTTAAAAAGTGAATAAGATAAGTTCAGGTAGTGATGTAAAAATCCCACCACCTAGAACACCACCTGGCACCTACGTGCTTAGTAAATACTTGACGAACACAAAAGACctagaaagatataaaataaggTCAGGAGAGGGAGCATCACTGATGCGGCCTGGGCATGGGGAAGGGGGTGACTGGAGATTCTGTGGTCTGGAAAGGCTTCTTTGAGGAGATGAGGTGAGGGGTGTCCTTCTGGATGGATTTCTGTTCTGGTCTATGGATTTGCTCTGATCAAACTAAGTTCAGTGATAAACAAGACAGAAATGTGCTCAACagtaggagaaagagaaggaatgaaTGGCAAAGAAATAAGTCAGACATTTCACATAGCAAGAGATCAGAGGCTACGGCCAGAGTTAAAAATCCAAATATCACAATAAGTAATGAGAGATGAGAGGCTGCCTATTAAAACTGCTGTTTCTGACTCCCTGTGGAGAAATATCAACACTttctctcctcctgcccctcttcttcctttctgtttctctcaggCTACACTGACATAGAATGTATAGCAGTTAAttgaaattatttgatttttgttttaaacagagGTTGCTTGTTAAAATAAGCCACAAGAGGGATTTTGGTTAAGTTATTGATCTCAAACATAAATGTTTTCCTTGTAGATAACAGCACTTCCCTGGCTATAGAAACCTTTTAGCTGCCTCACCcactgtgaaatatttttttttaaagaacaatcaTAGTCACCCCTTACAATTACTAAGTACTTTTACTCCCAAAACATCTTTACACCAATGACGTCATTTCTTTTCACACTTCCCATATAAGGCAGGaacaaagataatattttttttcttttttcttttttcaagacaaggttttgctctgtcgcccaggttggagtgcagtggtacagtcatggctcactgcagcctcccaactcctggtcttaagtgatcctcctgcctcagcctcctgagtagctgggaccacaggtgtgtgccatcacacccggtagagactaggtctccctgtgttgcccaagctagtcttaaactcctgggctccagagatcctcctgcctcagcctcccaaagtgctgggattacaggcgtgagtcatggCACCCGGCCCTAGTTAGTATTATTCATATATAAGAGATGGAGAAACCAAGACTGAGGGAGGAAAAGTGCATGCCAAGGGCTCAGAGAGTCCACGGAGGAGCTGGAGCCAGGGGCCAGAGGCACTGACTCCCTTCAGATGCAGGCCgctccctcacccccaccccaccatttACCCCCTCGCCCCACTTACTGATCCAAGCACACATTGCGACTCCCGCATGGCTCCGCAGCACCCGAAGAACCCCACGGCCATCATCAGGGCCCCGGCTCCAACCAGAACATACAGCCCTGTGGGGAAGAGGTCAGAGGAGACCACTGAGAGCCAACCGAGTGCCTCCACGACCAACTAGGCTTAAGACTCTGGGCACTGCAGAGCATTCTAATAGTACCAAAAGGAGGTGCTATTCTTACTGCCATGTTTGACACGGAGGAACTGGGCCCCAAAAGGTAAAGCGATTTGCTTAAGGTCATAGAGCTGGTGTTTGGCAGAGCCGGGAGAAAAATAGCCATGAGCCTCAAAAGCCTGCCCAACACTCCGACTCTGTCTTGCATCTCTAGTGATGGAGGCAGCCATCATTCAGGTGGGGATTTCACTTACTGCTTAGGCAAGCCCCACGTACAGttcttacagagaaagaaaaggacagaaaTGCTCTGGTTCTGAGAGAACTAAAGCCAAGCCTTTTTGTATTTCCTTCTCTGATCCTGAGATAAGTTAGAATACAATATGGGACTTGGCACTTGTCTTACTTGGAATCATGTTAAtggtctctatttcattttttgcattttactcaTATGAGTCACCTGGAAACCACTCCCATTAATAGGGAGGGTGGGGGCTGGTGCCCCGCCTCTGTGGGGAACCCCTGGGCCTGGCATTCAGGGTGCTTCCTGGGGCGCCTCTGGGTTGCTGATGGTGGTTTGCGGGCAGATCTGGCAGTTTACAGACCTAGTAGGAGCCACAGGCGAGGCTGCTCTGCTTCCTGCCCCACCCGGACCTGGCCTCAGCGTTCTTTTCAGGGCCCTGAGGCCTTGCTGCTCTGCAGTCCTGAGGTGGGTATTTATTTCCTGCTGTTCTAGCTCTACCacctcctccctttcccttttctctaaaaGAATAATTTCATGAGGGAATGGATGTGGTAATGTGAGAAATGatatcatattaaaaataatagtgttGTTGGCCCCACTACCTCAacactttattgttttaaaaatgtctttcaccaaaggtctaatatccagaatctgtaaggaacttaaacaaatcaacaagcaaaaggcaaataactccattaaaaagtgggcaaaagacat
Protein-coding regions in this window:
- the TSPAN2 gene encoding tetraspanin-2 isoform 1 (isoform 1 is encoded by transcript variant 1) produces the protein MGRFRGGLRCIKYLLLGFNLLFWLAGSAVIAFGLWFRFGGAIKELSSEDKSPEYFYVGLYVLVGAGALMMAVGFFGCCGAMRESQCVLGSFFTCLLVIFAAEVTTGVFAFIGKGVAIRHVQTMYEEAYNDYLKDRGKGNGTLITFHSTFQCCGKESSEQVQPTCPKELLGHKNCIDEIETIISVKLQLIGIVGIGIAGLTIFGMIFSMVLCCAIRNSRDVI
- the TSPAN2 gene encoding tetraspanin-2 isoform 3 (isoform 3 is encoded by transcript variant 3), with product MGRFRGGLRCIKYLLLGFNLLFWLAGSAVIAFGLWFRFGGAIKELSSEDKSPEYFYVGLYVLVGAGALMMAVGFFGCCGAMRESQCVLGSFFTCLLVIFAAEVTTGVFAFIGKGVAIRHVQTMYEEAYNDYLKDRGKGNGTLITFHSTFQCCGKESSEQVQPTCPKELLGHKIFGMIFSMVLCCAIRNSRDVI
- the TSPAN2 gene encoding tetraspanin-2 isoform X1 translates to MGRFRGGLRCIKYLLLGFNLLFWLAGSAVIAFGLWFRFGGAIKELSSEDKSPEYFYVGLYVLVGAGALMMAVGFFGCCGAMRESQCVLGSAIRHVQTMYEEAYNDYLKDRGKGNGTLITFHSTFQCCGKESSEQVQPTCPKELLGHKIFGMIFSMVLCCAIRNSRDVI